The Pseudopipra pipra isolate bDixPip1 chromosome 4, bDixPip1.hap1, whole genome shotgun sequence DNA segment TTCCAGTGAAGAGAGGTGAAGAGAACACAGACTACGTAAACGCTTCCTTCATTGACGTGAGTCTTCTTTACTCCCCTCTCCATCTTCTCCTAGTGGAAACTTCACCTCAGGCTGCTTCCTGGGGGAAGGATTTGTCCCAAACACTCCTTCTCTGAGTTTCATAAGGCTCCTTCCACTTGACTTTGCTTTTGTGTTACCGGATGGTGCTGGTTTCTGTCTCCAAGAAACCCCTCAGTATTCCCAGCTCCTCGTGTCCCACGGCTggtgggagcagagagctggagcCTGAGCAGAGCCTCCAAGTCCTGGGCTCACTTCTGCacctctgggctctgctgatGGCTGTGGAGAAGTGTATCCACGCACGTATCCACGGAAATGATACAGCACTGGTCATTTGGTCAGAAAACATCCGCTAGATTAGGTAATGGAGCAATACACGATCCCAAAACCCTTGAGGAGAACCAGGTCAATCCCATTATACCTGTCTGGGTGAtgggaggaggggaggcagAGAGGTTAAGTGCTTTCCTCACTCTGGGAAGGAGGTAAGTGATTGCACATCCTTTTCTCCTGAGCAATCctggaggctccagggagacagCTCAGATGAATATTTATCTTCATGCAGTGCTGGCCAAGTGACAGACCCTGCTCTTTCCCAGCCCAATTTCTACTTTCATCTCCTAAtggcaggggtttttttttctcccaaaaggCAATCACTGCCATGGGTTGATCCACTAAAACCAGTTTATTCCCAGTTCTAACTTCCCCAATTAATTGCTCCCTGAAATCTCCTCTGCTGCATCCCTGCGGGTGGCTCTGGCTGCGGGAACAGCTGCCTTGTTGTGCCTCCAGAGCAGAAAGCTTCCAAAACACATAAGCAATTTTGGTTGAGGATTCAATTTCCTGCCTCTGCTGAACTTTGCTTCAATGACAAACTCCAAATGACGAAGCATCTTTAGTCACAGTCTGCAGTGAGGGCACAGGGGAACATCAGAGGGGATTGGAAACAGAAACACTTTGTGGCTGTGGAAGAGCCAGAGTCACCCAGACTTCCTGCTGGTTTCCATAGGtcatagaacggtttgggttggaagggaccttaaagatcatctagttccttTTAGTTTTGCTTACTTCTTCCAAAAATTCCCCAGTAAAAATCATACCTGAATACCTGGAGCTTAGGCAAGGCACTCAGAGTTTGCAATATTGCTTAAGCTTGCTGGAAACCCAAATCATTCTTCCCTGAATGGATAAAGTAGGGCATGTGTAGGGGATATGATCCTCCCTCAACTTGGCAACCCAATCATGTCCAAAAGcattcctcctgctgctcctggcatCCAGGTGCTTCCAGTTCACCACTAACCCTGTTCCCGAATTTCAGGGTTATCGCCAGAAGGATTCCTACATCGCCAGCCAAGGGCCGCTGCAGCACACGATAGAGGACTTCTGGAGGATGATCTGGGAGTGGAAATCCTGCTCCATAGTGATGCTAACAGAGCTGGAGGAGAGAGGCCAGGTAAGCTCCCAGGAACAGCTGCATCAAAcaccagcaaaataaagaagtggcagggggttggaatgagatggtctttaaggtcccttccaacccaaaccagtctgtgattctgggagTCTGGGATCCCACCTGGTTTTGGGCAGCTGCAGGCCCCAGAAGACTCCTCTGTCCAATCCCTTTGGAAAAATACGGGGTGCTCACCCTGTCTTCCCCCTGTGATGCTTCCTCAGGAGAAGTGTGCCCAGTACTGGCCGTCTGACGGCTCCGTGTCCTACGGAGACATCACTGTGGAGctgaagaaagaggaggagtGTGAGAGCTACACGGTGCGGGACCTGCTGGTGACAAACACCAGGGTGAGAGTCTGGATCCTGTCCTGGGGAGCTCTGGGTGCTCCTGGGTTTGACTGCCATGAGCCCTTGCTGGCGTTTCTTCCGCTCCATCATCACCCCGTCATCCCAAAGGGGTGATGACACCCCTGAGAGTTCCTatcctgccctctgccctgctgccactcAGCAGCCCTCACCCTCCTCCACCTCATCCCTCTTCCCACCTGGACCCggcctccctcctgctccccattcCCCAcacctgccctgctccgtgCCACGGGAATGCCACCCTTCTGCCAGCAGCTTTCCCCCACATGGATGGTTCTCCCAAAGCCCCGAGCTGGTGGGTTCCTTGGTGCAGATCTCCCACCAACTGTGCCTGACCTCGAGCTGTGCTCtcccaccaggaaaacaagagCCGGCAGATCCGGCAGTTCCATTTCCACGGCTGGCCAGAAGTCGGGATCCCCGGGGACGGGAAGGGGATGATCAACATCATTGCAGCggtgcagaagcagcagcagcagtctgGCAACCACCCCATCACTGTGCACTGCAGGTAAAGTGCTGGAGCAGCTTGGACACCCCTCCAAAGGGACCAGGAGCTTGGGAGATGGTCAGAGCCCCAAAGCACGTCCTGGATATACTGGGAGAGGCTGGGGCAGCACCATTGGCTCTGCCAGTTCTCCGGCGCTTCCCCTACGGATTGTGCCCTGAGCAAAGCCAACAGGGTCAGGACAGGCGTTTTCCTTCACCTTCtggtttttctttcccagtgctggagcaggaagaaCGGGCACCTTCTGTGCGCTGAGCACTGTCCTGGAGAGAGTGAAGGCAGAGGCGATCCTGGACGTCTTTCAGACAGTGAAGAGTTTAAGACTACAGAGGCCACACATGGTGCAGACACTGGTAAGGGCCTCCTGCCACATCAAAACCTCAGCaagggtgggctgggggctcagTGTTGAGCAGAAACCTCCCTGGTTCAAGGTTTTCCCTCTCCATGAGGGAAgttgtggattccccatccctggaagtgtccaaggccaggtcggacagggctctgagcaacctggtctagtgggagggtgtccctgcccatggcagggagttggagaTGGTCTTTAcggtcctttccaacccaatccattctaggattccatgattctatggaGATGTGCCAGGGGGTGTCTGCCCTTCCTCTTGTTAAGGCATCTGGAAGATGATGCTGAAGGCATCAAGCGCCTTTTGAGCACTAAGAGGAGCTGTAGGAGCCTCGTTGGAGACACCCCTAACCACAGTCCCATATTTACGGGCTCCAGGAACCTGGAACACTGTCCTGGAGTGGCTGTGGCACAGGCTTGGGCACACAGGGAGGgttggagcaggcagggctggatgaGGTCTTGCCAGAGGGGTTTGCAAGGATGATCAGGGATGTGGGAAAAAACTCTTTTGGGGTCAAAATAGGACTTGAGAGAggaagcagaaagcagagagtTTCTTTTGCTGTTGGCACCTCAGCAAGGAggatgggtttggggggtcACAAAGGAGGTGGGAACCTCACGGGTGGGAATCCAGCTGAGGACACCTGGCCATGCGTGGTCCCAGCTTGCCAAAGAGCACGAAGCTTCAAATGATGTCTGAGATGTGGATTTTCCTGGCCTAACACCATTCTCTCCCCGAATCCCACAGGAACAGTACGAATTCTGCTACAAGGTGGTGCAGGAATACATCGACGCCTTCTCAGACTACGCCAACttcaagtgaagaaaaaaacaacaaaacaaaaaccaggaaCAAAAATCCACACACAACCCCAAACAAATGACAGAAGAGTTGCcttctttaatattttgtaaTATTCTGTTTGTTAATAtacccctccccccaaaaaaaaaaaccacaaacaaaaaacctatgTGTATATATCTTAACTGTTTTAGAGGTTGGTACCATAAGCTTCATATTAGCTGGAGATTTTATATGTAGCAAAGTGTTAGTGCAGATACTGTTGGCTCCTTTTTTTCCAATGTTTTATTGGGGAATTAAATAGCGTGATGTTTGGATTAATATTGTCACACCATCTCTCTTCTGGAGAGTTGATACAGgctgttattttctttgtaaatctttttttttttttttttttcttgagggagtaaagccttttttttaaaaaaaaaaaaaaaagaaaaagaagaaaaacatatatATCCTGGATctcatctgaaaacaaaacccaatcCCCCACAACCCCACCAGCACAAGCTTTTCCAAACCTGCAGGGAAATGgtttcacatttttctgctggtcagctcttaaaaaaaaaaaggagaaaaaaaaaagaaaaaagcttattctgtgtgtgtgtatatatataaatatcctTATTTTTGTATGAAAAGCCAAAAAGTTTCCTCCTTCAGGGTCAGGCCATGATGTGCTGCTGGTTTAGAAACTAACAGCCACAGTAGTACCCAAATGTTGGGATTTCaacccaaaaaaaaagcaaacgccagaaaaacaaaagaatttttgCTCCTTGAAGGAAAGGCCTGTGAGTTTGGGGCCAGATTTTAGACCAGGAATTGGGGCTGGAATGGGACCAGGTGAGCTCCATCCCCAGGTGCTGGAGGGGCTGTCAGATTATTTCTCCTGGTATCCCAAGAGATTATGGaaacatggaatggtttgggtgtgggttggaagggaccttaaagaccatccagttccagccctctgccatgggcagggacatcttccagtagcccaggttgctccaagccctgtccaacctggccttggacacttccagggatccaggggcagccacagctcctctgagcaacctgtgccagggcctcacagtcaaaaattttcctaatatccagtataaacctgccctctttcaagAAGAGTCCAGAGAGTCAAGAAAAGTCCTGAGGACTAGGGGTACAGCACTTCTATATTAAAAAACCAGGTTAATTTGAggttatttttttgtgttaaaaagGGGTGTCTGGGGaaacaccttccttttttttcctcctgcagtcAGGGGCACCGTGCCCAGGTTAGCTGGGGGAGCTCCATCGCCTCTGCAGGCACTGGGAGAACTGGTTTGGAGTGGAAGCTTCCCCTGAAGGATTTGGCTGGACTCCCAAAACAGTGACAGGGAGCACAGGGTGGGTGGCAGGGCCCAGGAATGGTGACAGCCTTGCCCCGAGATACCCCAGGACTCGGGGGATGGGGTTGAAATGTAggaaaacatgggaaaaaaacagccCATGAGCCAGAGTATccaagttttccagcttttacatCCAGGCAGGGTTCACAGGGGAGGTTGGTGGAGGCACACAGGCAGGGGGACCCCTCCAGCAATCAAAATACCCCCAGCAACCCAAAACACGCCCCAGAACTTGCCCTGCTCCATCACCTCGTACCCCCTCATGAACCCCAGTTTCATCCCATTGCTGATCAACTCCAGCTCCTGAATTTGGGAGACTTTGGGCCAAAGCTGCCAGTGACACTCAGAAATAAATGTGGTGACCTCAAAAGAAAAGAGGTCCCTCCTGGGAGAGGGGGGCTGCACTCATCCCCCCTGCATTCTCCACACAGGGACTACCCCAACAAGTCCTTCCATCCCACTACCCAGTGGATTCTGGATGCTTCCTGCTGCTAGTAATGaggtttttccccttttttttcttcatttttaagaTCTCTGGATGGATAGGGCAAATTTTGGGATCTGGGGAGCTGCCGTGACCTTTCACCACAGCATCTGCCCTGGCCCCATCCTGCATCCAACTGCAAATAGCAGAGACATGAGCAGCTGTCAGAGATAATCCAGGGCCAGATCCTGCCTAAATCCCCTTCCTGGGCTCCATGGCATCCTTGGAACTGGGAGCATTGGGCTGCATGGCCATTGCCAGAATCCAGCCTGGATTTGGGGGTGATGAGCCTGAAATGGGGGGACAACTGGGGAAattggggctgggatgggggaaacTGATGCACAGAGGATTTActcccctcccttctccaaGAGCATCCTGGGGGCTGCAAAGGAACCATCCGGGCCGGatccacccctttcccatcggGAAATGAGCCCATTCTGGGGGGACCCCACCCTGAGTGATGAGCTGCACCGGGGAGCAGTGTTCAGACCTCTCCAAAAAAGGGGTGTCAGGTGCTGtcctgcagggccaggggggtttgggaaggaggaggtgTTGGACACTGGCACGGGGAGGACGATGCCATCCCTTGGTCCCCGGGGGAGCAGTGGCCGGGCCGACGTCACTGTCACCGAGCCCTTCAAATAGCGGTGCCTGCCTGGGCAGCCACTGCTCCGGCCACTGCTCCAGCCACTGCTCTGGTCACCACTCCAGCCACTGGTCACTACTCCAGCCACCGGCACCTGCCCAgccaggtgaggctgccccgGCCCTGGGAGGGGGGTTCACCCCGGGGTGGGTGGTCCTGCTCACCCCTAATCAGACCCCAATAGCACCCATGGGGGGGTGTCCATGCTGGACCCGAATCCCAGCAGCACCACGGGGTGCCAAGCCCCCCTGGCTTCTCCAGCCCCAAAGAGCACCCATGGGGGCTCATTCCCTCTGGATCTCCATCCCCACACCCACCCCAGGGAGCACCCATGGGTGCTCATTCCCTCCAGATTTCCATCCCAAACCCAGTCCAAAAAGATGTTGGATCATCCCCTCTGATCTCCATCCCAAGACACGTCCATGGGTGCTCACCCTTTCCACATCTctacccccaaacccaccccaggcAGCACCCGTGGATGCTCATCCCCTTTGGATCTccatcccaaacccaccccaaagAGATGCTGGGCCATCCTTTTCActcttccatcccaaaccaccACCCCCCGAAGTACTCACCCCCTCCTCCCACACAACCCCTGGGGTTCCCATCTTTGCAGGACCCAAACCACCCCATGGGGGCTcatccctccacccctcccAAGCCCCCTCGCCCTCCGCAGCCCTCCGGGGTGCCCCCGGGGCGGGTGCCGGTGGGACAGGGCCCCCTgtgcccccgcagccccccggccATGGCTCCCCGCGggtcgctgctgctgctggcgctgctggtgctgagctgtgccctgccccgcgcccccgcccAGCACTGGTCCCACGGCTGGTACCCGGGGGGCAAGCGGGACCTCCGGACCCCCCCGAACCTCCAGGTAGGGTGTGTCTCCCGGTTCGTCCCCCTCCAAGTCTTTTCCTATCCCATGGGGGTGATTTCCGCCCCTCCAAAAGTGATCCCGTGTCACCCTGCCCTGGAGTCGTCACCCTGCCCAAGGTTTGTAACCCAGCCCCCGGGGTAAAACACCCCGCTCCTAGGCTTACAGTCCCCCAGGATTATCCTCCCTGGATTATTCCCCCTCACAACTACGCCCCCCTCCCGCGATTATCTCCTCTCCGAGTTCTTGGATTTATCCCCCCTGCAGTCACCTCTCCCACCCAATTATCTCCTCTAGGGTTTATATCCCCCTGTCGCCTCAGATTTACACTCCCTCCCCCCAAGGATTTATCCCACCCCCCCATAATATCCCCCCGGGGCTTCACTTCCCCAAATCATTCTCCACCCATTATCCCCCCTTCTGAttatcccccctcccacaattATCTCTCCCCCCAAATTGCCCCCCCTCGCAGTATCCTCCACCCCCAGATTACACCTCTCCGTGTGTTCCCTCTCCTCCGGAATTATCATCCCTGGGGGGGGTTATAATTCCCCCTTTCCCAATTATCCCTCCCCCAGAATTAACTCCCTCCGGGTTATCTCCCCCATAGAGCTACCCCCTCCCATATTATCCCCCCCGGGTTACGCTTCCCCAAATCATCCTCCCTGGATTATTCCCTCTCCTCGGATTATCCTTCCTGGGTTACACTTCCCCAGATTATCCCCCCTGGATTATTCCTCCCTGGGATTATCGCCCCCCCTCCCCATTTTCTCCTCCCCCCGAATTACCCTCCCACGTTACCCTCTCGCAGATTATCCACCCTGGAATTTCCCCCCCCGGGATTAACCACCGCCGGGGGTGAtgccccctttttcccctcatccCGGAGgtcccctctctccccttcccacgGTCGCTGTCCCGCAGGTCCCGGCCCCTCTCGGGCGCTGCCGCCCTcctccgtgtcccccccgtcGGGAGGATCCGCTGCCggtgagcggggccggggctgggggggctcggggggaccgggggggtccccgggaCCGGGACTGACCGATCCCCCTCCCGCAGGGGCCCGCGCTACTCCCCTGACCGGACCCACCGATCCACGCGGGAGCGAACCGGGACCCCCCCGTGGGGAAtaaaggggctggggggacctGTGCGGAGTGATGGTGCTCGGGGGACAGTGTTTGGTGTGGCGGTGTGATGGGGGGACAAGTGTGCGTGGGGTGGGATGTGTCCCGTGGGGGATGTCGTGTCCCGTGGGGGATGTCGTGTCCCGTGGGGGCTGTGTCTCCCGTGGGGGATGTGTCCCATGAAGGGACGGGTGTGCGATGAGAGGGGGTTGTCTCTCGTGGGGGGGGTGTCTATGTGCCGTGGCGATAACGAGTGTCCCGTGGGAGCTGTCGTGTCCTGTGGGGATGCTCCGTCACGGGGAGGTGCCGCATCCCCACGCGGGGAATTCGTGTCCCGTGAGGGGCCGTGtctcgtgtgtgtgtgtgtgtgtgcaataAGAGGGGGTTGGGTCTCTTGGGAGGGCTGTGTCCCGTGGGGGTGCCGTGTCCCACGGGAGGTGTTCCTTTCCCGTGGGTGCCCGTGTCCCacaggtgtccctgtcccctggggGAGTGTCCGCGTCCTGAGGGAGTGGGGTCCGTGTTCCCCGGGGGTGGCCGTGTCCAGTCAGGATCACTGTCCCACGGGGGTCTCTGTGTCCCGTGGAGTGGGTGCATATCCCGCGGGGGTGTCCTTGTCGCTCGGGTATCCATGTCCAGTGTGGGGGCGTCCGTGTCCCCCCGGTATCTGTGTCCCACGGGGGAGTCGGTGTCCCGTGGGGGTGTCCCTGCTCCACGCGTGTCCCTGTGTCGTGgaggtccctgtccctgtcatgTCCCGTGTATGTCCATGTCCCCCACGTATCTCTGTCCCACGGAGGGTGTCAGTGTCCCGTGGGGTGTCCGTGCTCCACGAGTGTCATATCCCACAGGTATGTGTCCCGTGGGGGTGTCGGTGCCCCGTGGGGATTTCCCTGCTCCACGTGTGCCCCTGTGCCGTGGAGGTCCCTGTCCCACGGGTGTCATGTCCCATGTATGTCCATGTCCCCTGCGTATCTCTGTCCCACGGAAGGTGTCCGTGTCCCGTGGGGATTTCCCTGCTCCACCAGTGTCCCTGTCCCGTGGATGCCCATGTCCTTCGGGTGTCATGTCCCGTGGGGGTGCCCCTGTCCCGTGGATGTCCCTGCTCCACATGTGTCCCTGCTCCacgggtgtccctgtccctcggGTGCCATGTCCCTTGGGTGCCCGTGGGTACCCATGTCCCCTGTGGAGGTGTCTCTGTCCCGTGAGGGTCCGTGTCCCACGGGTATGCATTCCTTGTCCCGTGAGGGTCCGTGTCCCACGGGTATCCGTTCCCTGTCCCGTGAAGGTCCGTGTCCCACGGGTATGCATTCCTTGTCCCGTGAGGGTCCGTGTCCCACGGGTATGCATTCCTTGTCCCGTGAGGGTCCGTGTCCCACGGGTATGCATTCCTTGTCCCGTGAAGGTCCGTGTCCCACGGGTTTCCATTCCCTGTCCCGTGAGGGCCCGTGTCCGTGTGTCCCGCCCTCCCCGCACTCCATTTCCCGCCAGGCCCCGCTCCCTCCGTCCCGCCCTTCCCGGGCCGTCACTGCCGCTGTGTCCCCGCCATGCTGCGGGCGCTCAGCCGCTGCCGACTGGGCTCCGTCCCGGTCCCGGTGCCGGTCCTGCCGCTGGGACCcggaccgggaccgggactgGGACACGGCCCCTGCCCCGGGCTGTGCCCCGGGTGGTCCCCGCGGGTGGTGCCGGCGCGGGGCCGCAAGAGCCGCCACGACCCCCCGGCCAAGTCCAAGGCAGGGCGGCTGAAGCTGCCGCCGCCCGTGGACCCcgaggagctgctggtggtgctggagcGGTACCGGCAGCACCGCCTGGTGCTCGGAGCTCTCCGGTACCGGGGGTCGGGGTGCTGGGGGGCGATCGGGGCAGGGGGGTGGGCGTGGGGTGGTGGGGCAGGGCGGGGTTGGGGGGCTGGATGTGGTTCTGGGTATCGGCGGGGGGCTGATGTGGGGGGGCTGGATGTGGTTCTGAGTATGGGCAGCGGGGTGATGTGGGGGGGCTGGATGTGGTTCTGGGTATCGGCGGGGGGCTGATGTGGGGGGGCTGGATGTGGTTCTGAGTATGGGCAGGGGGGTGATGTGGGGCCCGGGAGGGTTTGGAGGGGCTGGATGTGGCGCTGGGTATGGGGCTGGGTATGAGGCAGGGACCTGGGTATGGGGCTGGGGGTCTGGGGAAGGATTGGAGGGGCTGGATGTGGCTCTGAGTATGGGactggggatggggcagggggctggggatgggactggggggctgatgtggggcaggggaaggctTGGGGGGCTGGCTGTGGCTCTGGGTGTGGGGCTGGTTATGAGGCTatggggctgctgtggggcaaGGGAGGGCTTGGGGAGGCTGGATTTGGGTCTGGGTAAGGGACTGGGGATGGGGGCTGGTTATGGGGTTTTAAGACAGGGGAAGGTTtgggctggggatgggacaggggtctgtgtatggggctggggggctgatGTGGGGCTGGGGAAAGTTTGAGGGGGCTGCATGTGACTCTGGGTATGGGGCTGCTATGGGACAAGGTAGGGTTTGGGAGGCTGGCTGTGGCTCTGGGTAAGACATAGGGtatggggcagggggctggtTATGGGATTGTAGGATAGGGGAAAGTTTGGGGGCTGTGGCTATGGCTCTGGGTATGGAGCTGGTGTGGGTCAGGGGCCTGGTGATGGGGCTGAACGCTGAGTATAGGGCTGTGGGGTTTCTGTGGGAGGTTGGAGAGCTGGATttggggcagggggctgggtATGGGACATCTGTAGGGTTGAAGAGCTGACTGGACAGTGGGACTGGCTGTAAGGGCAGGGGACTGGGCAGGGGGATATGGAGTTGCtttggggcaggggagggttGGGGGTCTGGCTGTGGCCCTGGGtatggggcagggggctggatATGGGGCTCAGGGGTTGttgtggggcaggggaaggtTGGGATTGTGGCCATTTGGAGCTGCTGTGAGGCAGAGGGCAGGTTGCGGGGCAGGAGTGGGTTGGGGGATCTGGGCTACTTTGGAACAGAGACAAATAGACTCAGGATACTCTGGGGTAGGAAAAGGATGTGGTAGTGGGACTGGGACCAGTGTAGGGCAGGAGAGAGTCAGGATGGTGGGACTGGGACCGCTGTGGGACAAGGTGGTggggctggctctgctgtgGAAACCCTCAGTGCTCCCAGCCGCAGGCAGGGGCTCAGTGCCCTCCActcctccctgcagggccgAGTTCAGGGCCGAGGTGCTGCAGAAGAAGCGGGAGGAGCGTCTGGGTGGGGAGAACTCCgcggagctgctggaggagcaccGGCGCCTGATGGCCTGGAATGATGAGGAGAATGCCCGGCAGCGGGCACGAAGGTCAGCGGGATCCACTGCCCTGCATGGCTTTGGCTTCTGCTTGTGCAGATCTAACCTCAGTTAGAGCCAGGCTTCATTTTTATGAAGACCCTTGACCTATATCTTGaccttttttaataaatctgcCATCGCAGCGTTTCCTGCGCCTCTTGAGGCTGAGGGGCAAGTTAAGGGGCTCTGGGCAGCTTCCTGCTCTCCTGAGGGTGGGAGTGTCACCTCGTTCATCAGGTTTTTTGGTTTCCTTTCTGTCTGGCAGAGAGGAGAGACTCAGGaaagaagcagaggaagagaagaggaggaagttGGAGGTCGCAGAGAAGCAGGCCAGGAAAATGGAGGCTTTCAtgaaggagaaggagcaggaggttcTCCAGCTGCAGGTAAGAGCAGCTGGTGCCTCCTGGGGAACaagctgccagcagcccctgcgaGGGATTTGCTGACAGCCCGTGGGAGCCATGTGGAAGCCGTGGGCTTGTTTTCCAGAGATCTTTCACTTGGGAGAGTGTGTAGCTGGTAGCAAGGTGTTGGCGCCTTCCAGGGGTGCTGACAGCGCGTGGATGGGAGAGAGGCCGAGCGAGAGCTCTGGGAACGGGGTGGAATAATCCCTAGGGATAATCCTGAGGGGGTATAATGCTTGTCCTTGGTTCAGGAGGAAGCCAAAAGCTTCATCACCCCCGAGAACCTGGACGCGCGGATCGAGGAGTGCCTGGACAACCCGCGCAACTACAACTTCGCCATCGACAAGGACGGGCGGGTCGTCAAGCGCACGGTGCTGTCGTAGCAGCCCCAGGAGGGGGCTCCTGGCCTGCTTTTGTGCCCAGAGCCTCCTCCCCAGAAGACCTGGAGTTCTTCTTTTTAATGTATAAATTGGCCACGGAAGTGGTGGAGAAAGGCTGCGGGgtctggctgtgctgcttccGAAGGGCGAACGCCGGCGGGAAGGGGGGCGAGGGGGAAACTCGGGCTTGTTGGAGGCTCCAGCTCCCTGGCTCAGCCCTGTGTGGCTGTTGCTGTGCCTGTGATTCCACCTCCCACGTGTTTGGATCCCTCCTGCCTTCACACACAGCATGTGGGGAGAGAAGCAGGAGCAGTCAGGAGGCAGATCTTGGCTCTCAGCTCCATGCTGTCAGCCCCTCTGGATGCTTCCGAAGGGAAATGAGGGCTGAATGGATTTTTATAGAACACTGGCcctcctctttttttgttgttgggtgaaagaattaattattcctcctgatttctgctgggctggagggacCTGTCATCCCTGGTCACGCTTTGAACCCTCCTTTGCACATCCCTTGGTGTGGCTGAATGAGAAAATATGTCTGGATGATCTGGAATTTTTGGTGTCTCCTTATTCCCTACCTTCAACCTTATTTTACTCATCACCTGGGGTTGAAGACGTGGATCAAACTGTAATGACTCCGGGTGTTCTGGGTTGTTGGGGTCTTGCAGACTCTCAGCTTTGCCCTAAAACTTTTTAGGTTCAGCCAGAGCCCAGACTGACTGACCACAggtccctctgccctcccttccTCAGATAATTGACGTGAAATCCTCGCTTTTTACCTCCACTTTTCCTAAAAAcgtctttttctctcctcacgAACCCGCACCTAAACCAGGCAAGAACACAAAAGCCACAGACTTCTTTTAGGGTTGTTTTTCTGTACAAGTTTTATTTCTAGTTAAGCTCATCACTCCAGGC contains these protein-coding regions:
- the LOC135413635 gene encoding small ribosomal subunit protein mS26-like; protein product: MAPRGSLLLLALLVLSCALPRAPAQHWSHGWYPGGKRDLRTPRLCPGWSPRVVPARGRKSRHDPPAKSKAGRLKLPPPVDPEELLVVLERYRQHRLVLGALRAEFRAEVLQKKREERLGGENSAELLEEHRRLMAWNDEENARQRARREERLRKEAEEEKRRKLEVAEKQARKMEAFMKEKEQEVLQLQEEAKSFITPENLDARIEECLDNPRNYNFAIDKDGRVVKRTVLS